Part of the Paenibacillus sp. JNUCC32 genome is shown below.
CTTAAGAGCGGATTCCTTTTTTTGCGTGGTAGGGTACTCCCTCCTTAAGAATGAGACACAAATTTTGATATACAAGTTGGGAACAAACGTTCTATAATGGAAAGGGATGATTATGATCTGTACGGGAGGTTGTTATAGTTGAAGAAGAGCGCGCTGTTGGTCATTGATGTGCAGAATGAGATGTTTCAAGTAAATGATCCGGTGTACGAAGGAGATCGATTGCTCCACAATCTCAAGCAGCTGATCGCAAAAGCCAGAAGCGGCGGCATTCCTGTTATTTACATCCAGCATAATGACGAAGGGTTGAAGGCAGGTTCGGAGGCCTGGAAGATTAATCCTGAGATCACGCCTGCGATGTCGGATACCGTCATTCAGAAGACAAGACCGGATTCCTTCTACCATACGACGCTTGAGGAGGAATTGAAGAGGCAGGGCATCGAGCATGTAATCCTTGCGGGCATGCAAAGCGAATTATGCGTGGATACCACCTGCCGGAGAGCATCCAGTTTGGGCTATGATGTCACGCTGGTGTCCGATGCCCACAGCACCTGGAACAATTCGGCGTTAACGGCGCAGCAGATCATCGATCACGTGAATGCAACGCTAAGATGGTTTGCGGACATCAAGACAACGGAAGAAGCCCTTTGTACAGAAGAAGCCGGCGCGTAAACGCCGGCTTTTTATTTGGAGTTAGAGTATGCCTTCGGGCACTTTTCCCTCCCAGCAAGGCTGAGCGGGCAGTCCCAGGACTTGACCGATGACGACGGTCGTGTCCATGATGCCGATCGGTGCTTCGATAAGGCCGGGCTTTACGCCTGGGCCCGTAATTCCCCAAGTAATGGTCATATCCATGGGGTGATCACTTCCGTGATCGTTAGGATGTGCGCCTCCTCCGCCGTGATCCGTGACCGTAAGGATCCAGGTGTCTTCCAGCATCTGCTGATCTTTGAGTGCTTTGACTATCATGCCTACGTACTGATCGGTTACGGCAATTTGCTCCAGCTGCAGATCCGTACCGAATCCGTGCTTGTGGCCGGCGCCGTCGGGGTGATCCAGCTGAATGAACATCAGCTTGAAATCGGGCTGTTGATGAATATAATCGACGATGGCCTCCGCCAGCTCGGGGTCCGGTTTGGATTCCATATGAACGTTAATCGTATTCTCAATGATTCCCGTGTTGATCGGTGCCCAGCAGCTGAATGCAGACAAGGGGGCATCCGGCCATTGCCGGCGAGCCAGCTTGAACAGCGAGGCATAGGGGAAGTCCTCCGGAATCCTGCCGTGGATCGCCCGGTCATTATCAAGACCATGTCGATCCGGTTTTACGCCGTATAACAACGAGCCCCAACATTCGGCACTAATGCTCGGATATACGGTCTGAGCATCGTAAGAGTATGCTCCTGCCTTCAGCAGAGCGTGAATATGCGGAGCATCCGCGTTTTGAATGAACCCGCCTGCTCCATCAATTCCAAGAATAACGACACGGTTAGCCATCGATAGATCCTCCTCGGTATGAACATTTTGATCTTCGTGAATTCATGCAGCCGATTCCTACCCCCATAGGGCAATCGTGATGATGCCTATCGTGATAAGCGCTGACATGACGATTCGCCGCCAGCCTTGCTGTTCGCGCAGCACGATGATGCCCAGAACGGTGCCGAACACCGTGCTGATTTCACGGACCGGGGCAATGTGCGCAAGCGGGGTGAGCCGCATGGCAAACAGGAACAGCAAGTACGAACCCGGTGCCAGGATGGAGCCCAGCAGAATCGTGCGCCAGTTCACCGACCATTCCCGTTTCAGCTGCCTGGACAGCGCCACGGGAACGACCAGGGCGACGAAGTAACTGATGTTGGATAACTGGATCAGCGAGACGGGGGAGACCCCTGCATCCAGAATGGCTTTGTCGGTCAGGGTATATCCGGAAATGCAAAGCCCGACCAGACAAGCATATAGCAAGGCTTTGGGGTTTACGCTGGATTGGCCCCTGAGCCTCAAACCCGATAAAGCGAACAGCGAAAAAATGATAAGACTCAGCCCCATATAGCCTGCCGTGCTTAATTGTTCATGAAACAACACGAGGCTGCACAGCGAAGTCAACATGGCGCCAAGCCCCCGCATGAACGGATACACTTGAGACATGTCGCCATGGGTATAGGCTTTGGAGAGCAGCGTGATATAGCAGCCTTGAATGGTCATGGACAGAAGCATAAGACCGTAAACGGGCAGTTCCAGCCGCAGCCCCGACATCTCCACGATAAAATAAGGCATCAGAAAGACTAACGTGACGGAGTGGATGCACCACAAAAATACCGATTTATGAATGCTTCGCTTCGTAAACAGATTCCAAAGGGCATGGGTCAGTCCGGAAGACAGCACCAGCAGCAGTGACAGCAGCTCCATCGGCTATTGTCCTATGAGCACTTCGATGCCGCGGGCGGACAGATTATCCATCCATTCCCGTGAACATCCTTGATCCGTGATGACCATGGAGATATCATTCAGCTTGGCGAGCTTCGAGAACGTGGTTACCCCAAGCTTCGTATGGTCCGCGAGAACGATGCCTTCCTCCGCACGCGCAAGCATTTTTCGCGAGATATAAGCTTCGTCCAGATCATAATCGGTAATGCCATCGGTTAACGAGATCCCGCCAACCGAGATAAACGCTTTATTCACCTTGAACTGCTCCAGCAGCATTTCGGTAAGAGGTCCGGTTGACGCTTGCTTGGTCCGGTCCATATCTCCGCCGATAAAAATAATCCTCCCCTGAAACATCTCCATCGCGAGATTCAATATAGGCAGCGAATGGGTGATGACCGTGACATCAGGCCGGTCTTTAAGATAGCGCATGACCTCAATCGTGGTCGTCCCGTTATCGAGCAGAACGGTTTCGCCATCCTTGACAAGGGAGGCGGCGAGTTTGCCGATCGCGGCTTTTTCTTCCGCGCATGTCTGGGAACGGCTGGTGAAGGACGGCTCGATATGCCCGGAACGCGATTTGACGGCGCCGCCGTAAACCTTGCGCAGTTGGCCTTCTTTTTCTAACCGGTCCAAATCCCTCCGGATCGTTTCGGCGGATACCTCCAGCTGCTCTGCTAAGGCGTGGACCTTCACCTTGCCTTCAAGCTCCAATTGATTCAAAATCTTCCATCTGCGCTCCTCATAGGTTACGGACATAAGTGCATTCGCCTCCATGTGATATATGACTGATGATGACCGAAGTTGTGGATTCGATCTTATATTAGGATGGATAATTGACGATGTCAACAAAAATCATTGACTTCGGGGCGTTTTCTCCTCTAATATACACATAAAACCACAACAACCAACATGAAAACCACATGTCCAAGTAAAAGGAGGCAATGTGCGATGAAGCCGATTCTTCGATTCGGAGACGATCATACCTTCAAGATTGTGCAGTTTACAGATATTCATTGGAAGAATGGGGAGCCGGAGGATCTGATGAGCAGGCGCTGCATGGAGACGGTGCTCGACCTGGAGCAGCCCGATCTGGTGGTGTTTACGGGCGATCTTATTTATTCCGGCGAAGCCGACACCGGTTATAGAAAGTGCCAGGATCCGGCGCAGGCCTTCAAGGATGCCGTGTCTGCGGTGGAGTCCCGCGGAATCCGCTGGGCCTTCGTATTCGGGAACCACGATACGGAGGGCGAGGTCACGCGCGAAGAGCTGATGGATGTCGCCATGCAGCACGCTTATAATTGCGCAGAGCACGGCTCGCCGGATATTCATGGCGTAGGGAATTATACGCTGCCTTTATACGGCAGCAACGGGGAAGAGACGGCGGCCGTTTTGTACTTTTTCGACTCAGGGAGAGAATCTGAACACCCTGCCGTTCCGGGATACGATTG
Proteins encoded:
- a CDS encoding cysteine hydrolase family protein yields the protein MKKSALLVIDVQNEMFQVNDPVYEGDRLLHNLKQLIAKARSGGIPVIYIQHNDEGLKAGSEAWKINPEITPAMSDTVIQKTRPDSFYHTTLEEELKRQGIEHVILAGMQSELCVDTTCRRASSLGYDVTLVSDAHSTWNNSALTAQQIIDHVNATLRWFADIKTTEEALCTEEAGA
- a CDS encoding alkaline phosphatase family protein; translation: MANRVVILGIDGAGGFIQNADAPHIHALLKAGAYSYDAQTVYPSISAECWGSLLYGVKPDRHGLDNDRAIHGRIPEDFPYASLFKLARRQWPDAPLSAFSCWAPINTGIIENTINVHMESKPDPELAEAIVDYIHQQPDFKLMFIQLDHPDGAGHKHGFGTDLQLEQIAVTDQYVGMIVKALKDQQMLEDTWILTVTDHGGGGAHPNDHGSDHPMDMTITWGITGPGVKPGLIEAPIGIMDTTVVIGQVLGLPAQPCWEGKVPEGIL
- a CDS encoding DMT family transporter codes for the protein MELLSLLLVLSSGLTHALWNLFTKRSIHKSVFLWCIHSVTLVFLMPYFIVEMSGLRLELPVYGLMLLSMTIQGCYITLLSKAYTHGDMSQVYPFMRGLGAMLTSLCSLVLFHEQLSTAGYMGLSLIIFSLFALSGLRLRGQSSVNPKALLYACLVGLCISGYTLTDKAILDAGVSPVSLIQLSNISYFVALVVPVALSRQLKREWSVNWRTILLGSILAPGSYLLFLFAMRLTPLAHIAPVREISTVFGTVLGIIVLREQQGWRRIVMSALITIGIITIALWG
- a CDS encoding DeoR/GlpR family DNA-binding transcription regulator encodes the protein MSVTYEERRWKILNQLELEGKVKVHALAEQLEVSAETIRRDLDRLEKEGQLRKVYGGAVKSRSGHIEPSFTSRSQTCAEEKAAIGKLAASLVKDGETVLLDNGTTTIEVMRYLKDRPDVTVITHSLPILNLAMEMFQGRIIFIGGDMDRTKQASTGPLTEMLLEQFKVNKAFISVGGISLTDGITDYDLDEAYISRKMLARAEEGIVLADHTKLGVTTFSKLAKLNDISMVITDQGCSREWMDNLSARGIEVLIGQ
- a CDS encoding metallophosphoesterase family protein, with the protein product MKPILRFGDDHTFKIVQFTDIHWKNGEPEDLMSRRCMETVLDLEQPDLVVFTGDLIYSGEADTGYRKCQDPAQAFKDAVSAVESRGIRWAFVFGNHDTEGEVTREELMDVAMQHAYNCAEHGSPDIHGVGNYTLPLYGSNGEETAAVLYFFDSGRESEHPAVPGYDWIRRDQIRWYEMASRAYSAKHQGSPLPSLAFFHIPLPEYREVWERRTCYGSKFEKVCCPEVNTGLFAAMLEQGDVMGTFAGHDHINDYWGELHGIRLCYGRATGYGTYGREGMLRGARVICLHEGQRQFDTWITLSDGSQIREQEKHEPGASD